The following coding sequences lie in one Psychrobacter arenosus genomic window:
- a CDS encoding alpha/beta fold hydrolase — protein MAFLATDAHLIAYQDSGETYLPALFMAHPLGMSRDVWDAVCDQLHGHYRCVRWDLPGHGSSGAAAATLTAELLARDALALADTLAVESFQFIGTSIGGVIGQSLCQIAPQRLEQVWLTNTGAVIGTKAGWTERAENVRRLGLAAMAETIVPRWFSPSYTQQNPAVLQGWQVQLSRSDAESYAKLCELLAEVDNRGKLGGYTEQVALIAGGDDVSTPIEALAGLQTEFATASLSVLAGVGHVPSIETPELLVEHIQTKAGRETVGQTGISYEQGLLQRKRILGTAHVEKASKNATTLDSPFQQFITRNAWGELWGDPTLTVQQRSMITTGILAALGRDGELGLHLRTAKRLGINEDQLRQVLMHVSIYAGVPAANHAFALAKDNGWGTTIL, from the coding sequence ATGGCCTTTTTAGCGACAGATGCTCACCTCATAGCTTATCAAGACAGTGGTGAAACCTATTTGCCCGCGTTATTTATGGCACACCCTTTGGGCATGAGCCGTGATGTTTGGGATGCTGTATGTGATCAATTGCATGGTCATTACCGCTGTGTGCGTTGGGATTTGCCAGGGCATGGCAGTAGTGGTGCCGCAGCAGCAACCTTAACAGCGGAACTACTGGCTCGTGACGCGTTAGCTTTAGCGGATACTTTAGCAGTAGAGAGTTTTCAATTTATCGGGACCTCAATCGGTGGGGTTATTGGACAAAGCTTATGCCAAATAGCACCGCAGCGATTAGAGCAAGTGTGGCTGACCAATACGGGCGCGGTCATCGGCACTAAGGCGGGCTGGACTGAACGGGCTGAAAATGTCCGCCGTTTAGGTTTGGCCGCCATGGCAGAGACGATTGTACCGCGGTGGTTTTCACCCAGTTATACTCAGCAAAACCCTGCCGTGCTACAAGGTTGGCAAGTGCAACTGTCCCGTAGCGATGCTGAGAGCTACGCCAAGCTTTGTGAGCTGCTAGCAGAAGTTGATAATCGCGGCAAGTTGGGCGGCTATACAGAGCAGGTAGCACTGATAGCGGGTGGTGACGATGTCTCTACACCTATCGAAGCTTTAGCAGGACTGCAAACTGAATTTGCGACAGCCAGCCTAAGCGTATTGGCAGGAGTAGGTCATGTGCCCTCTATTGAAACTCCCGAGTTACTGGTCGAGCACATCCAAACCAAAGCGGGTCGCGAAACTGTGGGCCAGACCGGTATCAGCTACGAGCAAGGCTTACTACAGCGAAAGCGCATTTTAGGAACGGCTCATGTTGAGAAAGCTTCCAAAAATGCCACGACGTTAGACAGCCCGTTTCAGCAATTTATCACGCGGAACGCTTGGGGCGAGCTCTGGGGCGATCCTACCTTAACGGTACAGCAGCGCAGCATGATCACTACCGGAATATTGGCAGCGCTTGGCCGCGATGGTGAGCTAGGCTTACATCTACGCACGGCGAAGCGTCTGGGCATCAATGAAGACCAGCTACGCCAAGTACTAATGCATGTCTCAATCTATGCCGGCGTCCCTGCGGCCAACCATGCCTTTGCCTTAGCAAAAGACAATGGTTGGGGCACTACCATCTTGTAA
- the pcaF gene encoding 3-oxoadipyl-CoA thiolase: MTAVYICHPKRSAVGRYGGALADIRPDDLLAQVIKAVLADAPEFDHSAIDDVFMGCANQSGEDNRNVARMSSLLSGLTEQVPATTINRLCGSGLDAVGTAYRAIASGEIELALAGGVESMTRAPFVMGKPEKAYDRSQKLQDTTMGWRFINKKLDELYGTEAMPRTAENLADKYNISREDQDAFAVWSQQKAAQAQDDGRLPAEITPITIERRKQDLLIVDTDEHPRPNTDMAALSKLRPIYENGTITAGNASGINDGAAAMLVASEAAVKKYGLTPVAKIEGMATAGVLPTIMGIGPVPATQKLLKRLNLSLDDIDVIELNEAFAAQALACSRELGLEDRDERINPRGGAIALGHPLGASGARILISAIHELHHTNKDKALCTMCIGVGQGIALVISRAGE; this comes from the coding sequence ATGACAGCAGTTTATATATGTCATCCAAAACGTTCAGCCGTCGGTCGTTACGGTGGTGCATTAGCAGATATCCGTCCAGATGACTTGCTAGCTCAAGTGATTAAGGCAGTATTGGCCGATGCCCCCGAGTTTGATCATAGCGCGATCGATGACGTGTTTATGGGCTGCGCCAATCAAAGTGGTGAGGATAACCGCAATGTCGCTCGCATGAGCAGCTTGCTATCAGGGCTAACAGAGCAAGTGCCAGCTACTACGATCAACCGTCTATGCGGCTCAGGTTTAGACGCTGTCGGTACGGCTTACCGGGCGATTGCTAGCGGAGAGATAGAGTTGGCATTAGCGGGTGGCGTTGAATCAATGACGCGTGCTCCGTTCGTGATGGGCAAGCCAGAAAAAGCTTATGACCGCAGCCAAAAGCTACAAGACACCACCATGGGCTGGCGCTTCATTAATAAAAAGCTTGATGAGCTATATGGCACGGAAGCAATGCCACGCACAGCGGAAAACCTAGCTGACAAATATAATATCTCGCGCGAAGATCAAGATGCTTTTGCCGTCTGGTCGCAACAAAAAGCCGCGCAGGCGCAAGATGATGGCCGCTTGCCTGCCGAGATTACCCCCATCACTATCGAAAGACGCAAACAAGACCTCCTCATCGTCGATACAGACGAGCACCCACGCCCCAATACCGACATGGCGGCATTAAGCAAATTACGCCCAATCTATGAAAACGGCACGATTACCGCTGGTAACGCTTCAGGCATTAACGATGGTGCGGCCGCTATGTTGGTCGCTAGTGAGGCCGCCGTAAAAAAATACGGGCTAACTCCAGTCGCTAAAATTGAAGGTATGGCCACCGCTGGCGTGCTACCAACCATCATGGGTATTGGCCCTGTTCCCGCCACTCAAAAACTTTTAAAACGCTTAAACCTCAGCTTGGATGACATTGACGTTATAGAGCTTAACGAAGCTTTCGCAGCGCAAGCCCTCGCTTGTTCTCGTGAGTTAGGATTAGAAGATCGTGATGAGCGTATCAATCCTAGAGGCGGTGCCATTGCCCTAGGCCATCCCCTCGGTGCCTCAGGGGCTCGCATTCTAATCTCCGCTATCCATGAATTACACCATACCAATAAAGACAAAGCGCTTTGCACTATGTGCATTGGCGTCGGGCAGGGTATTGCCCTAGTCATTTCACGAGCAGGAGAATAA
- a CDS encoding class II aldolase/adducin family protein: protein MKDIFDTITTPAGYSDVEWQARIELALCYRMVDYYGWTTQVYNHISYRIPGTDHLLINAFGLLYSEITPSNLVKIDFEGNKLDDSPYPINAAGNVIHTALHKGRPDIHCVMHTHSTDVQAVSALECGFIPLFQEAYMFHDRIGYHPFEGIVLDATEQERLVRSIGEKNHTLMLNNHGVITTGPDVAWAFMRMYQMIQGCQVQLKAMASGGKLLQASDEAMCKTREQFEGGDAQAGAQVRLPEWPAYYRLMNRIDPNWIR, encoded by the coding sequence ATGAAAGATATTTTTGACACCATAACGACCCCTGCCGGCTACAGCGATGTAGAATGGCAGGCTAGGATAGAGCTGGCATTATGCTATCGAATGGTAGATTACTACGGGTGGACTACTCAAGTTTATAACCATATTTCATATCGAATTCCCGGCACAGATCATTTGTTGATTAATGCCTTTGGGCTGCTCTACAGTGAAATTACCCCTTCAAACCTAGTCAAAATAGACTTTGAGGGCAATAAACTCGATGATTCCCCATATCCGATTAACGCAGCTGGCAACGTGATTCATACCGCCCTGCATAAAGGGCGTCCTGACATCCATTGTGTGATGCATACGCACAGTACGGATGTGCAGGCAGTGAGCGCTTTAGAGTGTGGGTTTATCCCGTTATTCCAAGAAGCTTATATGTTCCATGATCGTATCGGTTACCATCCCTTTGAAGGAATTGTGTTGGATGCCACGGAGCAGGAAAGGCTGGTACGCTCAATCGGAGAAAAGAACCATACGCTGATGCTGAATAACCACGGCGTCATTACCACAGGCCCCGATGTAGCGTGGGCATTTATGCGCATGTACCAAATGATCCAAGGGTGTCAAGTGCAGCTCAAGGCTATGGCGTCTGGTGGTAAGTTACTGCAAGCCAGTGACGAGGCGATGTGTAAGACGAGAGAGCAGTTTGAAGGCGGCGATGCGCAAGCAGGTGCTCAAGTTAGACTGCCTGAATGGCCCGCTTACTATCGTCTAATGAACCGCATTGACCCCAATTGGATTAGATAG
- a CDS encoding TauD/TfdA dioxygenase family protein, whose product MKSITHPTGLFDNSPRDYQHITAVPLAAAMGAEIRGVDLSQVSDEAFSEIEDALYRHKLIFFRDQDISFTDHENITLRFGEFGTDAYTKGVEGHENIQPVIKEATLETKMVFGSGWHTDSAFLECPPSIAINYGKDMPPYGGDTLFANSALAYKGLSPAMKEMIDPLKVWMSAKHVVASMQAEKQSKTPRKSGELGSLELDVDTQKMIEGSYHPLVRTHPVTGEKSLYVDKTYACGIEGMTEEESRPLLDFLANFATQESFVCRLKWHNNTVIMWDNRICLHQAFNDYDGYRREMYRAVVMGERPE is encoded by the coding sequence ATGAAAAGTATCACCCACCCAACCGGACTTTTTGACAATAGCCCAAGAGACTACCAGCACATTACGGCGGTACCATTGGCTGCAGCCATGGGCGCAGAAATTCGCGGCGTAGATCTAAGTCAAGTTAGTGATGAGGCTTTTAGTGAAATCGAAGATGCCTTATACCGTCATAAGCTTATCTTTTTTAGAGACCAAGACATCTCTTTTACCGATCATGAAAATATCACCCTTAGATTTGGTGAGTTCGGAACCGACGCTTATACCAAAGGAGTTGAAGGTCACGAAAATATTCAGCCGGTCATTAAAGAAGCGACTTTAGAAACCAAAATGGTCTTCGGCAGTGGTTGGCATACTGATTCTGCTTTCTTAGAGTGCCCACCGTCGATTGCTATCAACTATGGTAAAGATATGCCTCCGTATGGCGGTGATACTTTATTTGCCAACTCAGCACTGGCTTATAAAGGCTTAAGCCCCGCTATGAAAGAGATGATCGACCCGCTAAAAGTATGGATGAGTGCCAAGCATGTGGTAGCGTCTATGCAAGCTGAAAAACAATCAAAGACCCCGAGAAAATCTGGTGAATTGGGCAGTCTTGAGCTGGATGTTGATACGCAAAAAATGATTGAAGGGTCGTATCATCCTTTAGTAAGAACGCACCCTGTTACAGGTGAAAAGTCGCTATATGTTGATAAGACTTATGCTTGCGGCATAGAGGGTATGACTGAAGAAGAATCACGCCCATTACTGGATTTTTTAGCCAATTTTGCTACCCAAGAGTCTTTTGTCTGTCGTCTTAAATGGCATAACAATACCGTGATTATGTGGGACAACCGCATCTGCTTACATCAGGCCTTCAATGATTATGATGGCTATAGAAGAGAGATGTATCGTGCGGTAGTGATGGGCGAAAGACCAGAATAA
- a CDS encoding TRAP transporter substrate-binding protein, which yields MKGNFKLKGIAMLTALALGITGCTGQATEQGSDSGATVLRFSHFWPASSAMHVEVFEPWAEKVEADSGGQLKVEIYPSATLSKPDAMYDSAAKGIIDIGSQAHGYTAGRFPLTQIAELPGLSNSAVQMGCMLQTLYDDGTIASEYEDTHLLFLMGAGPAAIHTVDKPIRVPSDMKGLRIRRPSAIAGDIIEATGGTPVGLPANDLYTSLQRGVIDGLSFPWQPTGDFRLPELTTAHTNIPFYNSALLVTMNKDKYESLPDNLKKVLDDNSGKVMADLVGKVTDKEDKKYMDEARAAGHTMIDIPDPLNDPDWKGPLLEGTQKYLNDVKSLGLDADGVYEKVKLASAACKT from the coding sequence ATGAAAGGGAACTTCAAGCTCAAAGGTATTGCTATGCTTACGGCATTAGCATTGGGTATTACAGGATGTACTGGACAAGCAACAGAACAAGGATCCGACTCTGGCGCTACGGTGTTAAGATTTTCACATTTTTGGCCAGCTAGCTCTGCCATGCATGTGGAAGTCTTTGAGCCTTGGGCAGAAAAAGTTGAGGCGGACTCTGGTGGACAGCTAAAAGTTGAGATTTATCCCTCAGCGACGTTAAGTAAGCCTGATGCCATGTACGACTCTGCTGCCAAAGGTATTATTGATATAGGCTCGCAAGCTCATGGCTATACCGCTGGGCGCTTTCCATTAACGCAAATCGCCGAACTGCCTGGTCTTTCCAACTCAGCCGTGCAAATGGGCTGTATGCTACAGACTCTTTATGACGACGGCACTATTGCCAGCGAATATGAAGACACGCATTTACTCTTCCTAATGGGCGCAGGCCCCGCAGCGATTCATACCGTAGACAAACCTATCCGTGTGCCCTCTGATATGAAAGGGCTGCGTATTCGCCGTCCATCAGCCATTGCAGGCGATATCATTGAAGCTACTGGTGGTACGCCGGTTGGTCTACCTGCCAATGACTTATATACCTCCTTACAACGCGGCGTTATCGATGGCCTCAGTTTTCCGTGGCAGCCTACAGGGGATTTCAGATTGCCCGAGCTGACCACAGCCCATACCAACATTCCGTTCTACAACTCAGCCTTACTGGTGACCATGAATAAAGACAAGTATGAAAGTCTGCCGGATAACCTGAAAAAAGTTTTAGATGATAACTCAGGAAAGGTCATGGCAGACTTGGTCGGTAAGGTCACCGACAAAGAAGATAAAAAGTATATGGATGAGGCGCGCGCTGCGGGTCACACTATGATTGATATCCCTGATCCGTTAAACGATCCTGACTGGAAAGGCCCGTTGTTAGAAGGGACGCAAAAGTACCTGAATGATGTGAAATCTTTAGGTTTAGATGCAGATGGGGTCTACGAAAAAGTAAAACTCGCTAGCGCAGCTTGCAAAACTTAG
- a CDS encoding TRAP transporter substrate-binding protein: MKKTLSYSIALAALIGMAGCSQSKDSAAVDTQEATTLRFAHFWPATSATHTKVFAPWAKKIEEESGGRLKVEIFPSATLAKADAAYEATAKGTVDIGSQLQGYTNGRFPLTQITELPGLSNSATQMNCMLQTLYDDGVIASEYEDTHLLFMMGTGPGGIHTVDKPINEPNDLKGQRIRRPSAIAGDIIEAAGGTPVGLPVTDVYTSLQRGVLDGLSLPWDAMGSFKLTELANTHTNIPFYSSAIVVTMNKGKYDNLPQDLKQVIDDNSGQMMAALAGKVFDEEDDKFMAEAKAQGDVMIDIPDPLNDPLWKGPLEAGTKKYLQDISALGLDADTVYQKAKEASAACKS; the protein is encoded by the coding sequence ATGAAGAAGACCCTCTCATATAGCATTGCACTGGCTGCGCTAATAGGCATGGCGGGTTGCTCGCAATCAAAGGATAGTGCTGCTGTAGACACGCAAGAAGCCACCACCTTACGTTTTGCCCATTTTTGGCCAGCGACTTCAGCTACGCATACGAAAGTCTTCGCTCCTTGGGCCAAAAAAATCGAAGAAGAGTCCGGCGGTAGATTAAAAGTTGAAATCTTTCCCTCAGCTACCTTAGCTAAAGCAGATGCAGCTTATGAAGCTACCGCTAAGGGTACCGTCGATATCGGCTCACAACTCCAAGGCTATACCAATGGCCGTTTCCCATTGACTCAAATCACCGAGCTGCCTGGTCTATCCAACTCCGCGACCCAAATGAACTGCATGCTGCAAACTTTATACGATGATGGCGTCATTGCCAGCGAGTATGAAGACACGCATCTATTGTTCATGATGGGTACCGGCCCTGGCGGCATTCATACCGTAGATAAGCCCATCAATGAGCCAAATGATTTGAAAGGTCAACGTATTCGTCGTCCTTCGGCTATCGCTGGCGATATTATCGAAGCCGCTGGTGGCACGCCCGTCGGTTTGCCTGTCACTGATGTCTACACGTCGCTACAACGGGGTGTGCTAGACGGGTTAAGCCTACCGTGGGACGCGATGGGCTCCTTTAAGCTCACCGAGCTGGCCAATACCCACACCAACATTCCTTTTTATAGCTCTGCCATTGTTGTCACTATGAACAAAGGCAAATACGACAACTTACCCCAAGATTTAAAACAAGTCATTGATGACAATTCAGGTCAAATGATGGCAGCGCTTGCGGGCAAGGTGTTTGATGAAGAGGATGATAAGTTTATGGCAGAAGCGAAGGCCCAAGGCGATGTCATGATAGATATCCCTGATCCTTTAAATGATCCGCTATGGAAAGGGCCTTTAGAGGCAGGAACCAAAAAGTATTTGCAAGACATTAGCGCCTTAGGACTAGATGCGGACACCGTCTATCAAAAAGCTAAAGAGGCTAGTGCGGCTTGTAAGTCTTAA
- a CDS encoding lyase family protein, translating to MRITKLINQPFINTDIAHDFSDRLFVQAMLDFELAIIAAREHHSLIPKGILQQTQQELTIDLLDIYAIGTQAYLGGNAAIPFVTQSKSLLSKAIKPYFHQTVTSQDVVDTAMMMMLKPALKRVNEDLLEVMQACAVLIDSYKITPMSGRTLLQQALPITFGVKASQWAASLLAVMPNLAQLERSGFYLQWGGPVGVSDVENEHYQLPQHVATLLGLSLPLLPWHTNRQPIHALASALDACAGAMENIVEDIALMSQSELNEVAEPAIEGMGGSSSMPHKRNPVLCALIKTACLRMHGHLSVISNTTAQPFERALGQWHASWVPLMEGMALVSGAAAYLKTLLAGLQVHPERMAANLDLNSDAYLIAPLKSYFAEQQEQVYPLIEQASEQAHKNHQGFVATFLALLQEQSIVTDSSELATVLSPLTYSGGAEQQCQATLAAIKPLIL from the coding sequence ATGCGCATTACTAAATTAATCAATCAACCTTTTATTAATACGGATATCGCACACGATTTTTCTGACCGTTTGTTTGTACAAGCGATGCTTGATTTTGAGTTGGCCATCATTGCAGCTAGAGAGCATCATAGCCTGATTCCAAAAGGTATTCTACAACAAACCCAGCAAGAGTTAACAATAGATTTATTAGATATCTATGCAATTGGTACGCAAGCTTATCTTGGCGGTAATGCGGCTATCCCCTTTGTTACGCAGTCTAAGTCACTGTTATCTAAAGCGATTAAGCCATACTTTCATCAGACGGTCACCAGCCAAGACGTGGTAGATACCGCCATGATGATGATGCTTAAACCAGCTTTAAAGCGGGTTAATGAAGATTTACTCGAGGTAATGCAAGCTTGTGCTGTGCTGATAGATAGCTATAAGATCACACCAATGTCGGGTAGAACCTTGTTGCAGCAAGCGTTGCCTATCACCTTTGGGGTTAAAGCTTCTCAGTGGGCGGCATCCCTATTAGCGGTTATGCCCAATCTAGCCCAGTTAGAGCGCTCTGGATTTTACCTACAATGGGGTGGTCCGGTAGGGGTTAGTGATGTAGAAAATGAACACTATCAACTGCCGCAGCATGTCGCAACGCTTCTTGGACTATCGCTACCATTATTGCCTTGGCATACCAATAGGCAGCCTATTCATGCGCTAGCCTCTGCGTTAGATGCTTGTGCCGGCGCTATGGAAAACATAGTCGAAGATATCGCCTTAATGAGCCAGTCTGAATTAAACGAAGTGGCAGAACCCGCTATTGAAGGTATGGGCGGCTCCTCTTCAATGCCTCATAAACGCAACCCCGTCTTGTGTGCCTTAATAAAAACGGCATGTCTAAGAATGCACGGCCATCTCAGCGTGATTAGCAATACGACCGCACAACCCTTCGAGCGAGCTTTGGGTCAATGGCACGCGTCTTGGGTGCCTTTAATGGAGGGTATGGCGTTAGTCTCGGGAGCAGCAGCTTATCTAAAAACTTTACTAGCAGGGCTGCAAGTTCACCCTGAACGGATGGCTGCCAATCTTGATTTAAATAGTGATGCCTACCTTATTGCTCCGCTCAAAAGCTACTTTGCAGAGCAACAAGAGCAAGTGTATCCATTAATAGAGCAGGCAAGCGAGCAAGCGCATAAAAACCACCAAGGGTTTGTAGCGACCTTTTTAGCGCTCCTGCAAGAGCAGTCTATCGTCACTGATAGCTCTGAATTAGCTACCGTCCTATCGCCTTTAACTTATAGCGGGGGAGCGGAGCAACAATGCCAAGCTACTCTGGCAGCAATCAAACCCTTGATTTTGTAA
- a CDS encoding IclR family transcriptional regulator domain-containing protein, giving the protein MYKEQDKKIPFDSPDFVASLAAGLSVLLTFDEHHTSMTLSEVAERANIDRAKARRYLLTLHALGYVHKDKRQFSLTPKTLSIGASYLDGMHHHDIIQFYLERVTEKTGESCSFAVLDGDDVVYIARSAAKHRLLSIGISVGTRLPAAYTSIGRAILANISDEQRKSYVDNVELSAHTSYSITDRKQFLKTLEQAKKDQYVIVDQELDTGLRSLALPVYKSNNELIGAINVSTNASRVSHEVLIEEFLPTLRECAEQIQTYYV; this is encoded by the coding sequence ATGTATAAAGAACAAGATAAGAAGATACCTTTCGATAGTCCAGATTTTGTTGCCTCCTTGGCAGCAGGTCTGAGTGTATTACTGACCTTTGATGAACACCACACCAGCATGACGCTTAGTGAAGTCGCTGAACGAGCCAATATTGATAGAGCCAAAGCTCGGCGCTATCTATTAACCTTGCATGCGCTAGGTTATGTGCATAAAGACAAGCGCCAGTTTAGCTTAACCCCAAAGACTTTAAGCATTGGTGCTAGCTATTTAGATGGTATGCATCATCATGACATCATTCAGTTTTATTTAGAGCGGGTCACTGAAAAAACAGGGGAATCCTGTTCTTTTGCCGTATTAGACGGTGATGATGTGGTTTATATCGCTCGCTCTGCTGCCAAACATCGCTTACTGTCTATTGGAATCTCCGTGGGCACACGCCTGCCCGCCGCTTATACGTCAATAGGACGCGCTATCTTGGCAAATATCTCTGATGAGCAGCGCAAAAGCTATGTGGATAATGTCGAATTGAGTGCGCATACTTCCTATAGCATCACTGACCGCAAGCAGTTTCTTAAAACCCTTGAGCAAGCTAAAAAAGATCAATATGTCATAGTCGATCAAGAGTTAGATACTGGCTTAAGATCTCTGGCATTGCCCGTCTATAAGTCGAATAATGAATTGATCGGTGCTATTAACGTGAGTACTAATGCCTCACGAGTCTCCCATGAGGTTTTGATAGAAGAGTTTTTACCTACCCTGCGTGAGTGTGCTGAACAAATACAAACTTACTATGTGTAA
- a CDS encoding NAD-dependent malic enzyme produces MPNERPLYIPFAGPILLEMPLLNKGSAFTSEERDSFNLAGLLPHNIETIEEQSLRAYHQLSSFTSDMDKHIYLRNIQDTNETLFHHLIEQHIEEVMPLIYTPTVGQACEQFSKIYRRKRGLFISYPERHKIDDILQNATKQKVRVIVVTDGERILGLGDQGIGGMGIPIGKLSLYTACGGISPAYCLPILLDVGTNNQQLLDDPMYMGWRNPRISGDEYNEFVDLFIQGVKRRWPEVLLQFEDFAQENATPLLNRYRDQICCFNDDIQGTAAVSVGTLIAACLNKGEKLSQQRIAFLGAGSAGCGIAEHIIRQMQREGLSEEQARSQVFMVDRYGLLTDQMTELQKFQTPLVQKEAAIAHWDKSQKLGLAQVVKQGKVTVLFGVSGQKGLFTQEVIETLCANTEHPIVLPLSNPTSRVEATPQEVTNWSKGKAIIATGSPFPNTTFAGQTFEVSQCNNSYIFPGIGLGVLASRAKSISDNMLMAASQALADISMEYEKAPGAILPPIRVIREISEKIAYAVAFQAVEDKLALPVTAENLERRLKANFWLPQYRNYRRTSF; encoded by the coding sequence ATGCCAAATGAACGTCCTTTATATATCCCTTTTGCTGGTCCTATATTATTAGAAATGCCGTTGTTAAATAAAGGCAGCGCTTTTACCTCAGAAGAGCGAGATAGCTTTAACTTGGCGGGGTTGTTGCCGCACAACATCGAGACCATCGAAGAGCAATCGTTACGTGCTTATCACCAGCTGAGCTCCTTTACCAGTGATATGGATAAGCACATCTATTTGCGTAATATTCAAGATACCAATGAGACTTTGTTTCATCACTTAATTGAGCAGCATATTGAAGAAGTTATGCCACTCATATATACGCCTACAGTCGGTCAGGCTTGTGAGCAATTCTCTAAAATTTACCGCCGTAAGCGTGGTTTATTTATCTCCTATCCTGAGCGTCATAAAATCGATGACATCCTACAAAACGCCACCAAGCAAAAGGTCAGAGTTATCGTAGTGACTGATGGCGAGCGTATCTTAGGCCTAGGCGACCAAGGGATTGGCGGTATGGGTATTCCTATTGGTAAGTTATCTTTATACACGGCTTGTGGCGGCATTAGCCCAGCGTATTGCCTACCGATTCTATTGGATGTCGGTACCAATAATCAGCAATTACTCGACGACCCTATGTACATGGGCTGGAGAAATCCGCGCATCTCGGGTGATGAATACAACGAATTTGTAGACTTGTTTATTCAAGGCGTCAAACGTCGCTGGCCTGAAGTGTTATTACAATTTGAAGATTTTGCTCAAGAAAACGCGACGCCATTATTAAACCGCTATCGTGATCAGATCTGTTGCTTCAATGATGATATCCAAGGCACAGCTGCGGTTTCAGTGGGCACCTTGATTGCAGCATGTTTGAATAAAGGTGAAAAGCTGAGCCAACAAAGAATAGCCTTTTTAGGTGCAGGCTCCGCGGGCTGTGGTATTGCTGAGCATATCATTCGTCAAATGCAGCGGGAAGGGTTGAGCGAAGAGCAGGCGCGCAGTCAAGTGTTTATGGTGGATCGTTATGGCTTGCTGACCGACCAGATGACCGAGCTACAAAAGTTCCAGACGCCGCTAGTGCAAAAAGAGGCCGCTATTGCGCATTGGGATAAGAGTCAAAAGCTTGGGTTAGCGCAAGTGGTTAAACAAGGTAAGGTCACCGTCTTATTTGGTGTGAGTGGACAAAAAGGGCTATTCACTCAGGAAGTCATCGAAACTTTATGCGCCAATACGGAGCATCCTATTGTGTTGCCGCTGTCCAACCCGACCTCGCGTGTGGAAGCAACGCCGCAAGAAGTCACCAATTGGAGTAAAGGTAAGGCGATTATTGCTACGGGCAGTCCTTTCCCTAATACCACTTTTGCTGGTCAGACTTTTGAAGTCTCGCAGTGTAATAACAGCTATATCTTCCCGGGTATTGGTCTAGGTGTTTTGGCCTCACGAGCGAAAAGCATCAGTGATAATATGCTAATGGCGGCCAGCCAAGCCCTAGCCGATATCTCTATGGAATATGAAAAAGCCCCTGGCGCTATCTTACCGCCGATTAGAGTTATTAGAGAAATCAGTGAAAAGATAGCTTATGCCGTAGCTTTCCAGGCGGTGGAAGATAAACTGGCCTTACCAGTGACGGCAGAGAATTTAGAACGTCGTCTAAAAGCTAATTTCTGGTTGCCGCAATACCGCAATTATCGTCGTACTTCTTTCTAG